A stretch of Anas platyrhynchos isolate ZD024472 breed Pekin duck chromosome 29, IASCAAS_PekinDuck_T2T, whole genome shotgun sequence DNA encodes these proteins:
- the LOC101804149 gene encoding transducin-like enhancer protein 1 isoform X3 encodes MFPQNRPPAHLQAPSAASGTAVTTGAIPATPQSLKLTYPETLDRIKEEFQFLQNQYHSLKLECEKLATEKTEIQRHYVMYYEMSYGLNIEMHKQTEIAKRLNVICAQLIPFLSQEHQQQVVQAVERAKQVTMTDLNAAIGHQLQTQHLSHHVPPIPLTPHPSGMQPAGLAGLGSASGLLALSGALGAQAQLLAKDDRGVHDAEHRERDPGPSSLALPNGERARAISEYLSNSKKRKVEEKDFVTDYGSDADKSEDNLVVDEDPSSPHSVHSYSSRENGVEKLPLGRKEAVPLSPTSMASSSSASPSRSKDVPTVGYDPHPHMRVPGLAAGMQVGTSGKPAYSFHVSADGQMQPVPFPPDALLGSGIPRHARQLHTLAHGEVVCAVTISNSTRHVYTGGKGCVKVWDVGQPGTKTAVAQLDCLNRDNYIRSCKLLPDGRSLIVGGEASTLSIWDLAAPTPRIKAELTSSAPACYALAISPDAKVCFSCCSDGNIVVWDLQNQTLVRQFQGHTDGASCIDISNDGTKLWTGGLDNTVRCWDLREGRQLQQHDFSSQIFSLGHCPTGEWLAVGMESSNVEILHVSKPDKYQLHLHESCVLSLKFAACGKWFVSTGKDNLLNAWRTPYGASIFQSKETSSVLSCDVSTDDQFIVTGSGDKKATVYEVIY; translated from the exons ATGTTCCCTCAAAACCGGCCCCCG GCCCATCTCCAGGCACCCTCCGCTGCATCAGGCACCGCTGTCACTACCGGCGCCATCCCTGCCACCCCACAGTCCCTGAAGCTGACGTACCCCGAGACCTTGGACCGCATCAAGGAGGAATTCCAGTTCCTGCAGAACCAATACCACAG cttgaaGTTAGAATGTGAAAAGCTGgcaacagaaaaaacagaaatccaGCGTCATTATGTCATG TACTACGAGATGTCCTACGGCCTGAACATCGAGATGCACAAACAG ACGGAGATAGCGAAGCGGCTGAACGTGATCTGCGCCCAGCTCATCCCGTTCCTGTCTCAGGAG caccagcagcaagtGGTCCAGGCCGTGGAGCGTGCGAAGCAGGTGACTATGACCGACCTGAACGCGGCCATCGGG caccagctccaGACCCAGCACCTCTCGCACCACGTGCCCCCCATCCCGCTGACCCCCCACCCCTCTGGCATGCAGCCCGCCGGCCTCGCCGGCCTTGGGAGCGCCTCGGGGCTCCTGGCGCTCTCAGGGGCGCTGGGGGCCCAGGCTCAGCTCCTCGCCAAAGACGACCGCGGAGTCCACGACGCTGAGCACCGGG AGCGGGACCCGGGGCCT AGCTCCCTGGCGCTGCCCAACGGGGAGCGGGCACGAGCCATCTCCGAGTACCTGAGCAACAGCAAGAAGAGGAAGGTGGAGGAGAAGGACTTTGTGACAGACTAC GGCAGCGACGCGGACAAAAGCGAAGACAACCTGGTGGTCGATGAG gACCCTTCGTCCCCGCACAGCGTCCACTCCTACTCGTCCCGTGAGAACGGGGTGGAAAAGCTGCcactggggaggaaggaggctgTGCCGCTCAGCCCGACCTCCATGGCCTCCTCGAGCAGCGCGTCCCCGTCCCGCAGCAAGGATGTGCCCACG GTTGGCTACGACCCCCACCCACACATGCGCGTCCCGGGGCTGGCAGCCGGAATGCAAGTGGGAACGTCGGGGAAGCC TGCCTACTCCTTCCATGTCAGTGCCGACGGGCAGATGCAGCCGGTGCCGTTCCCCCCTGACGCCCTCCTGGGCTCTGGCATCCCCCGGCACGCGCGGCAGCTCCACACCCTGGCCCACGGCGAGGTGGTGTGCGCCGTCACCATCAGCAACTCCACGCGCCACGTCTACACCGGGGGCAAGGGCTGCGTGAAGGTGTGGGACGTGGGGCAGCCGGGCACCAAGACGGCCGTGGCTCAGCTGGACTGCTTG AACCGTGACAACTACATCCGCTCCTGCAAGCTGCTCCCCGACGGCCGCAGCCTGATCGTGGGGGGGGAGGCCAGCACCCTGTCCATCTGGGACCTGGCGGCCCCCACGCCCCGCATCAAGGCCGAGCTCACCTCCTCCGCCCCCGCCTGCTACGCCCTGGCCATCAGCCCCGACGCCAAAgtctgcttctcctgctgcagcGACGGCAACATCGTGGTGTGGGACCTGCAGAACCAGACGCTGGTCAG GCAGTTCCAGGGCCACACGGATGGTGCCAGCTGCATCGACATCTCCAATGATGGCACCAAGCTGTGGACGGGGGGGCTGGACAACACGGTGCGGTGCTGGGACCTGCGGGAAGGgcggcagctgcagcagcacgaCTTCAGCTCCCAG ATCTTCTCCCTGGGGCACTGCCCAACGGGTGAGTGGCTGGCGGTGGGCATGGAGAGCAGCAACGTGGAGATCCTGCACGTGAGCAAGCCCGACAAGTACCAGCTGCACCTCCACGAGAGCTGCGTCCTCTCCCTCAAGTTCGCCGCCTGCG GGAAGTGGTTCGTGAGCACGGGGAAGGACAACCTGCTCAACGCCTGGCGCACCCCGTACGGCGCCAGCATCTTCCAG TCCAAGGAAACCTCCTCCGTCCTCAGCTGCGATGTCTCCACCGACGACCAGTTCATCGTGACTGGCTCGGGGGACAAGAAAGCTACGGTCTACGAGGTCATTTACTGA
- the LOC101804149 gene encoding transducin-like enhancer protein 1 isoform X1 → MFPQNRPPAHLQAPSAASGTAVTTGAIPATPQSLKLTYPETLDRIKEEFQFLQNQYHSLKLECEKLATEKTEIQRHYVMYYEMSYGLNIEMHKQTEIAKRLNVICAQLIPFLSQEHQQQVVQAVERAKQVTMTDLNAAIGHQLQTQHLSHHVPPIPLTPHPSGMQPAGLAGLGSASGLLALSGALGAQAQLLAKDDRGVHDAEHRERDPGPSSLALPNGERARAISEYLSNSKKRKVEEKDFVTDYGSDADKSEDNLVVDEDPSSPHSVHSYSSRENGVEKLPLGRKEAVPLSPTSMASSSSASPSRSKDVPTVEKAGTPSLKSSTPTSQGDAATPGSSSAQQFRPAAPKAPVDPLALGLRTPLGVQSPYSATFGMAHPAVNGDMAGAGAYASLHLVSPQLNGAAAAVGAGSYGQSPLVGYDPHPHMRVPGLAAGMQVGTSGKPAYSFHVSADGQMQPVPFPPDALLGSGIPRHARQLHTLAHGEVVCAVTISNSTRHVYTGGKGCVKVWDVGQPGTKTAVAQLDCLNRDNYIRSCKLLPDGRSLIVGGEASTLSIWDLAAPTPRIKAELTSSAPACYALAISPDAKVCFSCCSDGNIVVWDLQNQTLVRQFQGHTDGASCIDISNDGTKLWTGGLDNTVRCWDLREGRQLQQHDFSSQIFSLGHCPTGEWLAVGMESSNVEILHVSKPDKYQLHLHESCVLSLKFAACGKWFVSTGKDNLLNAWRTPYGASIFQSKETSSVLSCDVSTDDQFIVTGSGDKKATVYEVIY, encoded by the exons ATGTTCCCTCAAAACCGGCCCCCG GCCCATCTCCAGGCACCCTCCGCTGCATCAGGCACCGCTGTCACTACCGGCGCCATCCCTGCCACCCCACAGTCCCTGAAGCTGACGTACCCCGAGACCTTGGACCGCATCAAGGAGGAATTCCAGTTCCTGCAGAACCAATACCACAG cttgaaGTTAGAATGTGAAAAGCTGgcaacagaaaaaacagaaatccaGCGTCATTATGTCATG TACTACGAGATGTCCTACGGCCTGAACATCGAGATGCACAAACAG ACGGAGATAGCGAAGCGGCTGAACGTGATCTGCGCCCAGCTCATCCCGTTCCTGTCTCAGGAG caccagcagcaagtGGTCCAGGCCGTGGAGCGTGCGAAGCAGGTGACTATGACCGACCTGAACGCGGCCATCGGG caccagctccaGACCCAGCACCTCTCGCACCACGTGCCCCCCATCCCGCTGACCCCCCACCCCTCTGGCATGCAGCCCGCCGGCCTCGCCGGCCTTGGGAGCGCCTCGGGGCTCCTGGCGCTCTCAGGGGCGCTGGGGGCCCAGGCTCAGCTCCTCGCCAAAGACGACCGCGGAGTCCACGACGCTGAGCACCGGG AGCGGGACCCGGGGCCT AGCTCCCTGGCGCTGCCCAACGGGGAGCGGGCACGAGCCATCTCCGAGTACCTGAGCAACAGCAAGAAGAGGAAGGTGGAGGAGAAGGACTTTGTGACAGACTAC GGCAGCGACGCGGACAAAAGCGAAGACAACCTGGTGGTCGATGAG gACCCTTCGTCCCCGCACAGCGTCCACTCCTACTCGTCCCGTGAGAACGGGGTGGAAAAGCTGCcactggggaggaaggaggctgTGCCGCTCAGCCCGACCTCCATGGCCTCCTCGAGCAGCGCGTCCCCGTCCCGCAGCAAGGATGTGCCCACG GTGGAGAAGGCAGGGACACCCAGCCTCAAGTCCAGCACCCCCACGTCCCAGGGCGACGCCGCGACCCCAGgctccagcagtgcccagcagttCCGCCCTGCTGCCCCCAAGGCCCCGGTGGACCCCCTGG CCCTGGGCCTGAGGACCCCACTGGGAGTGCAGAGCCCCTACTCTGCCACCTTTGGCATGGCTCACCCGGCCGTCAACGGGGACATGGCTGGGGCCGGCGCCTATGCCAGCCTCCACCTCGTGTCCCCACAGCTCAACGGGGCCGCAGCCGCTGTGGGAGCCGGCAGCTACGGGCAGTCCCCCCTG GTTGGCTACGACCCCCACCCACACATGCGCGTCCCGGGGCTGGCAGCCGGAATGCAAGTGGGAACGTCGGGGAAGCC TGCCTACTCCTTCCATGTCAGTGCCGACGGGCAGATGCAGCCGGTGCCGTTCCCCCCTGACGCCCTCCTGGGCTCTGGCATCCCCCGGCACGCGCGGCAGCTCCACACCCTGGCCCACGGCGAGGTGGTGTGCGCCGTCACCATCAGCAACTCCACGCGCCACGTCTACACCGGGGGCAAGGGCTGCGTGAAGGTGTGGGACGTGGGGCAGCCGGGCACCAAGACGGCCGTGGCTCAGCTGGACTGCTTG AACCGTGACAACTACATCCGCTCCTGCAAGCTGCTCCCCGACGGCCGCAGCCTGATCGTGGGGGGGGAGGCCAGCACCCTGTCCATCTGGGACCTGGCGGCCCCCACGCCCCGCATCAAGGCCGAGCTCACCTCCTCCGCCCCCGCCTGCTACGCCCTGGCCATCAGCCCCGACGCCAAAgtctgcttctcctgctgcagcGACGGCAACATCGTGGTGTGGGACCTGCAGAACCAGACGCTGGTCAG GCAGTTCCAGGGCCACACGGATGGTGCCAGCTGCATCGACATCTCCAATGATGGCACCAAGCTGTGGACGGGGGGGCTGGACAACACGGTGCGGTGCTGGGACCTGCGGGAAGGgcggcagctgcagcagcacgaCTTCAGCTCCCAG ATCTTCTCCCTGGGGCACTGCCCAACGGGTGAGTGGCTGGCGGTGGGCATGGAGAGCAGCAACGTGGAGATCCTGCACGTGAGCAAGCCCGACAAGTACCAGCTGCACCTCCACGAGAGCTGCGTCCTCTCCCTCAAGTTCGCCGCCTGCG GGAAGTGGTTCGTGAGCACGGGGAAGGACAACCTGCTCAACGCCTGGCGCACCCCGTACGGCGCCAGCATCTTCCAG TCCAAGGAAACCTCCTCCGTCCTCAGCTGCGATGTCTCCACCGACGACCAGTTCATCGTGACTGGCTCGGGGGACAAGAAAGCTACGGTCTACGAGGTCATTTACTGA
- the LOC101804149 gene encoding transducin-like enhancer protein 1 isoform X2, giving the protein MFPQNRPPAHLQAPSAASGTAVTTGAIPATPQSLKLTYPETLDRIKEEFQFLQNQYHSLKLECEKLATEKTEIQRHYVMYYEMSYGLNIEMHKQTEIAKRLNVICAQLIPFLSQEHQQQVVQAVERAKQHQLQTQHLSHHVPPIPLTPHPSGMQPAGLAGLGSASGLLALSGALGAQAQLLAKDDRGVHDAEHRERDPGPSSLALPNGERARAISEYLSNSKKRKVEEKDFVTDYGSDADKSEDNLVVDEDPSSPHSVHSYSSRENGVEKLPLGRKEAVPLSPTSMASSSSASPSRSKDVPTVEKAGTPSLKSSTPTSQGDAATPGSSSAQQFRPAAPKAPVDPLALGLRTPLGVQSPYSATFGMAHPAVNGDMAGAGAYASLHLVSPQLNGAAAAVGAGSYGQSPLVGYDPHPHMRVPGLAAGMQVGTSGKPAYSFHVSADGQMQPVPFPPDALLGSGIPRHARQLHTLAHGEVVCAVTISNSTRHVYTGGKGCVKVWDVGQPGTKTAVAQLDCLNRDNYIRSCKLLPDGRSLIVGGEASTLSIWDLAAPTPRIKAELTSSAPACYALAISPDAKVCFSCCSDGNIVVWDLQNQTLVRQFQGHTDGASCIDISNDGTKLWTGGLDNTVRCWDLREGRQLQQHDFSSQIFSLGHCPTGEWLAVGMESSNVEILHVSKPDKYQLHLHESCVLSLKFAACGKWFVSTGKDNLLNAWRTPYGASIFQSKETSSVLSCDVSTDDQFIVTGSGDKKATVYEVIY; this is encoded by the exons ATGTTCCCTCAAAACCGGCCCCCG GCCCATCTCCAGGCACCCTCCGCTGCATCAGGCACCGCTGTCACTACCGGCGCCATCCCTGCCACCCCACAGTCCCTGAAGCTGACGTACCCCGAGACCTTGGACCGCATCAAGGAGGAATTCCAGTTCCTGCAGAACCAATACCACAG cttgaaGTTAGAATGTGAAAAGCTGgcaacagaaaaaacagaaatccaGCGTCATTATGTCATG TACTACGAGATGTCCTACGGCCTGAACATCGAGATGCACAAACAG ACGGAGATAGCGAAGCGGCTGAACGTGATCTGCGCCCAGCTCATCCCGTTCCTGTCTCAGGAG caccagcagcaagtGGTCCAGGCCGTGGAGCGTGCGAAGCAG caccagctccaGACCCAGCACCTCTCGCACCACGTGCCCCCCATCCCGCTGACCCCCCACCCCTCTGGCATGCAGCCCGCCGGCCTCGCCGGCCTTGGGAGCGCCTCGGGGCTCCTGGCGCTCTCAGGGGCGCTGGGGGCCCAGGCTCAGCTCCTCGCCAAAGACGACCGCGGAGTCCACGACGCTGAGCACCGGG AGCGGGACCCGGGGCCT AGCTCCCTGGCGCTGCCCAACGGGGAGCGGGCACGAGCCATCTCCGAGTACCTGAGCAACAGCAAGAAGAGGAAGGTGGAGGAGAAGGACTTTGTGACAGACTAC GGCAGCGACGCGGACAAAAGCGAAGACAACCTGGTGGTCGATGAG gACCCTTCGTCCCCGCACAGCGTCCACTCCTACTCGTCCCGTGAGAACGGGGTGGAAAAGCTGCcactggggaggaaggaggctgTGCCGCTCAGCCCGACCTCCATGGCCTCCTCGAGCAGCGCGTCCCCGTCCCGCAGCAAGGATGTGCCCACG GTGGAGAAGGCAGGGACACCCAGCCTCAAGTCCAGCACCCCCACGTCCCAGGGCGACGCCGCGACCCCAGgctccagcagtgcccagcagttCCGCCCTGCTGCCCCCAAGGCCCCGGTGGACCCCCTGG CCCTGGGCCTGAGGACCCCACTGGGAGTGCAGAGCCCCTACTCTGCCACCTTTGGCATGGCTCACCCGGCCGTCAACGGGGACATGGCTGGGGCCGGCGCCTATGCCAGCCTCCACCTCGTGTCCCCACAGCTCAACGGGGCCGCAGCCGCTGTGGGAGCCGGCAGCTACGGGCAGTCCCCCCTG GTTGGCTACGACCCCCACCCACACATGCGCGTCCCGGGGCTGGCAGCCGGAATGCAAGTGGGAACGTCGGGGAAGCC TGCCTACTCCTTCCATGTCAGTGCCGACGGGCAGATGCAGCCGGTGCCGTTCCCCCCTGACGCCCTCCTGGGCTCTGGCATCCCCCGGCACGCGCGGCAGCTCCACACCCTGGCCCACGGCGAGGTGGTGTGCGCCGTCACCATCAGCAACTCCACGCGCCACGTCTACACCGGGGGCAAGGGCTGCGTGAAGGTGTGGGACGTGGGGCAGCCGGGCACCAAGACGGCCGTGGCTCAGCTGGACTGCTTG AACCGTGACAACTACATCCGCTCCTGCAAGCTGCTCCCCGACGGCCGCAGCCTGATCGTGGGGGGGGAGGCCAGCACCCTGTCCATCTGGGACCTGGCGGCCCCCACGCCCCGCATCAAGGCCGAGCTCACCTCCTCCGCCCCCGCCTGCTACGCCCTGGCCATCAGCCCCGACGCCAAAgtctgcttctcctgctgcagcGACGGCAACATCGTGGTGTGGGACCTGCAGAACCAGACGCTGGTCAG GCAGTTCCAGGGCCACACGGATGGTGCCAGCTGCATCGACATCTCCAATGATGGCACCAAGCTGTGGACGGGGGGGCTGGACAACACGGTGCGGTGCTGGGACCTGCGGGAAGGgcggcagctgcagcagcacgaCTTCAGCTCCCAG ATCTTCTCCCTGGGGCACTGCCCAACGGGTGAGTGGCTGGCGGTGGGCATGGAGAGCAGCAACGTGGAGATCCTGCACGTGAGCAAGCCCGACAAGTACCAGCTGCACCTCCACGAGAGCTGCGTCCTCTCCCTCAAGTTCGCCGCCTGCG GGAAGTGGTTCGTGAGCACGGGGAAGGACAACCTGCTCAACGCCTGGCGCACCCCGTACGGCGCCAGCATCTTCCAG TCCAAGGAAACCTCCTCCGTCCTCAGCTGCGATGTCTCCACCGACGACCAGTTCATCGTGACTGGCTCGGGGGACAAGAAAGCTACGGTCTACGAGGTCATTTACTGA